TGGATTTTACATTTTCTCGACTCAGGCGCAAATATTACAATAGGCAACTGGCAAGATTTGTTTGCTAGTGGTGAGTGGTTAATGCTGTTAGCAGCGCTATCAATGGCAGTGGGAACAGTTTTAATTCGGTTTGTGTGCCGACATGCTGACCCAGTAAGCGCTACAGGATGGCACATGATTCTGGGTGGATTGCCACTATGGGGAGTTTCATCAGTTGTCGAATCACAGCAATGGGAGAATCTGGGAGGATCTGATTTAGCGGCTTTGAGTTATGCTACTGTATTTGGCAGTGCGATCGCCTATGGTTTATTTTTCTACTTTGCCTCTAGTGGCAGTCTCACTAGTCTTAGTTCCCTCACCTTCCTCACACCCGTCTTTGCGCTACTATTTGGCAATCTTTTTCTATCGGAAGTCCTTAGTCCATTGCAGTGGATAGGAGTATTTCTCACTTTAATTAGCATCTATCTAATTAACCAACGTGATGCTTTATCAGGACAAAATGACACAATTACCGTCGGCGAAATAGCTAACATACAGCAACCAGTTTTAGAAAAATCTGCTAAAAAATTGAACCCCATAAGTCTAGTAGTCAGAGAATCTGAACCAGAAACTTTACCCTAACTCGTTAAAATAATTCGTAACTCGTAATACTCGCCTCCGGCGGGAAGCAAGCTACGTAGTTCGTAATTCGTAATCCAGTAGGAAGATGAAGGAGATGAGGGAGAACACCCAATCCCCATTACCCCTTATCCCCAGAGGGGGCCCCACCTTCCCCAATCCCCAAAAATGACAGTTAACATTTGGTCATCAAGAAGGTATTGTGGTATCGAAGACTTCAAAAGCACGTTTAGGCTAAAACTTGCAATATGAGGCTATGCCGTTCCTCAATTCTGATATTTACCTGTTTTTCTTGTGTGGGTTTTTACCCAAGTCGCTCAAGTATAGCCACACCTAACCTAGCACCTAAAATTTTAGAACTTCAAGCAAGTTCTATAGTTACTGCTAGTCCGGCTGTCTTGAGATATGGTAGTCGAAAATCAGATGTGCAGAGACTACAAACCCAATTAAAGCAGTTGGGATACTACAGTGGTGCAGTAGATGGACAGTACACTACCAGTACGGAAATCGCTGTAGCTAAATTCCAGAAAGCAAAGGGTTTAAAAATAGATGGTCTTACGGGATTGGAGACTAGTAAAAAACTGCAAGCTGCTTTGGCTACCAAAAATCAGATTATCACCTCTCCAATATTTGCCTCTCCTATTGCAACTATTGCAACTTCTAAACCAACTGCAAAACCTAAGCCAAGCGAGAGAGGCTTTGTCTGGTGGTTAATATTTGCCATCGGAGTTATAGGATGTATAGGGGCGCTTTTTTACCTGCTGAGATGGTTTCGTCAGGTCAAACATGGCAATCTAACCAAAGTTCAAAAGTCCGAAATATCTAATACTAAAAGTTTAAGTGAAGCTAACAAAAAAACGATGATACCATCCTCACCAGAGACTATAACTAATCTACAAACAACTACGCCACCACCCCCCCTCCCCCACAATTGCTGCTACCAGAAAAAACTTCCCGTCTTGCTAAACTCAATATCGTTGACGAATTAATTCAAGACTTACACAGTTCTGACCCCACAAAACGGCGCAAGGCTATTTGGGATTTGGGTCAGCAGGGAGATTCGCGGGCAATTCAACATCTAGTTGACTTGATGATTGATGCTGATTCTCAAGAAAGCAGTTTAATTTTGGCAGCTTTGGCAGAAATTGGTACTCGCGTACTCAAACCGATGAACCGTGCTTTAGCAATTTCAATCCAAGATGAAAGCCCACAGGTGCGGCAAAATGCGATCCGTGACCTGACACGCGTTTATGACATGATGGGTCAAATGACTCAGATGTTGCGCCATGCGCTGGAAGACCCAGACCCAGATGTCCAAGCAACAGCACGATATGCTTTAACTCAGATGAATCGAATGCGTGGCTTGCCAGAACAACAAAGTCTACCGGAAAATTCAGACAAAAATTCACCTGAATAGAATAGAAATCATTCGATTTTAGATTTTTTCTTCAATCCAAAATTGGAAACGCATCTTTGTTGCCACCTAAAATTTAAAATTGACAGTGGAGCAAGTTTAAATCTGCTGTCAGCCTAAAAATATTTTAACTGGATTTTGATATTGGTATCCGGGCCTGCGACTAAAAATGCTGCCTCGCTAAATTTGGGCGCTCTGGTGCGAATCTCTGGGTTGCTGGAAAATCCAAAGCCTTCGCTTGGTATACCCAAGATATTGCGATTAAGAATGCGGTCATTATTTTGATCGTGGAAGACAGCAACGGCGTAACTACCTGCTTTCAAATTGTCAAAAGTAATGGGTAAGGGATTGTCAGTAATTTTGGTACACTGCTTTTGTAAGACGCGATCGCGATCGCTAGGAAATCCTTCACTGCTTGCAAATATACTCGCACAGACTTGTCCTTCTTTATTTTTCAAGCCATCTATTTCCACAGTAAGTTTGCCGTTAAAATTTGCCTTGGCACTCAATGACCATGCCAGATTTCCCAGAACTGCTAATAGTAGCAGACTAACTCTCAATCCTTTAACCATAAAATTTTCACAGAATAAAATAAGTTTTGCTGAAATTAAGTTTTCACTTGCATTAATACCGCGCAGACTCATACTGACATTATTCAGTCAATACTTGCAAGCATCTGGCTATATTTCATCTCTTGACACATCTGTAAATATGAATATTCTT
This Nostoc sp. C052 DNA region includes the following protein-coding sequences:
- a CDS encoding DMT family transporter, translating into MQLKLSASRLPFAPLLLIAPFFLWGTAMVAMKGVIPHTTPLFMAGVRLIPAGVLILIAAAFMGKPQPKGWAAWLWIALFALVDGTLFQGFLAEGLVRTSAGLGSVMIDSQPLAVALMSLWLFQEHIGFWGWLGLGLGVTGISLIGLPDEWILHFLDSGANITIGNWQDLFASGEWLMLLAALSMAVGTVLIRFVCRHADPVSATGWHMILGGLPLWGVSSVVESQQWENLGGSDLAALSYATVFGSAIAYGLFFYFASSGSLTSLSSLTFLTPVFALLFGNLFLSEVLSPLQWIGVFLTLISIYLINQRDALSGQNDTITVGEIANIQQPVLEKSAKKLNPISLVVRESEPETLP
- a CDS encoding HEAT repeat domain-containing protein, translating into MLLPEKTSRLAKLNIVDELIQDLHSSDPTKRRKAIWDLGQQGDSRAIQHLVDLMIDADSQESSLILAALAEIGTRVLKPMNRALAISIQDESPQVRQNAIRDLTRVYDMMGQMTQMLRHALEDPDPDVQATARYALTQMNRMRGLPEQQSLPENSDKNSPE
- a CDS encoding DUF2141 domain-containing protein yields the protein MVKGLRVSLLLLAVLGNLAWSLSAKANFNGKLTVEIDGLKNKEGQVCASIFASSEGFPSDRDRVLQKQCTKITDNPLPITFDNLKAGSYAVAVFHDQNNDRILNRNILGIPSEGFGFSSNPEIRTRAPKFSEAAFLVAGPDTNIKIQLKYF
- a CDS encoding peptidoglycan-binding protein, coding for MRLCRSSILIFTCFSCVGFYPSRSSIATPNLAPKILELQASSIVTASPAVLRYGSRKSDVQRLQTQLKQLGYYSGAVDGQYTTSTEIAVAKFQKAKGLKIDGLTGLETSKKLQAALATKNQIITSPIFASPIATIATSKPTAKPKPSERGFVWWLIFAIGVIGCIGALFYLLRWFRQVKHGNLTKVQKSEISNTKSLSEANKKTMIPSSPETITNLQTTTPPPPLPHNCCYQKKLPVLLNSISLTN